From Parasphaerochaeta coccoides DSM 17374, a single genomic window includes:
- a CDS encoding regulatory protein RecX, translating to MSARLERESSRDGYMVITEEGSPFFIPTSVAITLHLHDGDSLTDEQTALCLHASRIHACRQKALTLLAMRDHAPRELALKLCRKGWMREEADEVIARLREEHLVDEERYARSFVESRRRRSPEAPGHLELRLKEKGIGRDVIQAVVSEAFSSEESMTDAINDAIRKAPRAATGHKLMAYLRRKGFPLSSIRRVIGSIDAFM from the coding sequence GTGTCCGCGCGACTCGAAAGGGAATCTTCCAGGGATGGCTATATGGTCATCACCGAGGAGGGTTCCCCTTTTTTTATCCCGACATCCGTTGCCATCACGCTTCATCTCCATGATGGGGATTCCTTGACTGATGAGCAGACGGCGCTCTGTCTCCATGCTTCCCGCATCCATGCCTGCCGCCAGAAAGCCCTGACGCTTCTTGCCATGCGGGACCATGCACCGCGGGAACTTGCGCTCAAGCTCTGTCGTAAAGGCTGGATGCGTGAAGAAGCCGATGAGGTCATTGCCCGGCTCCGTGAAGAACATCTGGTGGATGAGGAAAGATATGCACGTTCATTCGTCGAGTCACGTCGGAGACGCTCGCCGGAAGCTCCTGGCCATCTTGAACTGAGGCTTAAGGAGAAGGGAATAGGACGGGATGTCATTCAAGCTGTCGTCAGCGAGGCTTTTTCTTCTGAGGAAAGCATGACGGATGCAATCAACGATGCTATCCGCAAGGCTCCCCGTGCCGCCACGGGTCACAAGCTCATGGCCTACTTACGACGCAAGGGTTTTCCTCTGTCCTCTATCAGGCGTGTGATTGGATCTATAGATGCTTTCATGTGA
- a CDS encoding MFS transporter, whose translation MGEVYMGGMRVTKRQWVVLALFGLFGQIAWMVENMYFNVFLYKTTTGGVQDIAIMVAASAIIATLATLFMGALSDRKGRRRILISVCYLLWGITTMAFSVINTANLQRFIPAAQVMTVAVILIIVMDCIMTFFGATANDAAFNSWVTDITDPSNRGAVEGMLSAMPLVALLIIFGLFDGLTKQGKWQVFFLLVGGLTSVVGLVGFFLIQDVPGLAKSNLNPLVNLARTFRPSMIKQNKNLYLTFTALSLAGISLQTYMPYFIIYIEQWLGIKNYAVLLGMVFVFSAVGSVLTGRLADKIGRGRMIFPALVLYLIGLIGLYFTRNLVPVIIWGIVMMTGNLTILMNLNSRVRDLTPPGQVGLFQGIRMMFTVLVPMTCGPFIGSIVTAGSPLMYEEFGVSKSVPTPMLFLAAAVSGVLIFLPVLLGRERTVRKGGA comes from the coding sequence ATGGGAGAGGTGTATATGGGCGGGATGCGGGTGACTAAGCGGCAATGGGTTGTTCTGGCGTTGTTCGGGCTTTTCGGACAAATTGCCTGGATGGTGGAGAACATGTATTTCAATGTGTTCCTTTACAAGACGACCACAGGAGGGGTGCAAGATATTGCAATCATGGTTGCCGCCAGCGCGATTATCGCTACGCTGGCTACGCTGTTCATGGGGGCGCTCTCTGACCGCAAGGGTCGCCGCCGAATTCTGATCAGCGTGTGCTACTTGCTCTGGGGTATCACTACCATGGCATTTTCCGTCATCAACACCGCCAACCTGCAACGTTTTATTCCTGCGGCTCAGGTAATGACGGTCGCCGTGATCCTGATTATCGTGATGGACTGCATAATGACCTTTTTTGGCGCAACGGCCAATGACGCCGCGTTCAATTCGTGGGTTACGGATATCACGGATCCATCAAACCGTGGCGCGGTGGAAGGCATGCTGTCAGCTATGCCTCTGGTTGCCTTGCTTATTATATTCGGGTTGTTTGATGGTCTTACCAAGCAGGGGAAGTGGCAAGTGTTCTTCCTGCTGGTCGGAGGACTTACTTCCGTGGTAGGGCTTGTCGGATTCTTCCTCATCCAGGACGTTCCCGGTCTTGCCAAGAGCAATCTGAATCCTCTCGTAAATCTGGCCAGGACATTCAGGCCATCGATGATCAAACAGAACAAGAATCTCTATCTTACCTTTACGGCTCTCTCCTTGGCAGGAATATCACTCCAGACATACATGCCTTATTTCATCATCTACATCGAACAGTGGCTGGGAATCAAAAATTATGCTGTCCTTCTCGGCATGGTATTCGTCTTTTCAGCGGTAGGCAGTGTCCTGACAGGGCGTCTGGCTGACAAGATTGGGCGTGGACGAATGATATTTCCGGCTTTAGTTCTATATCTGATTGGTCTGATAGGGCTGTATTTCACCAGGAATCTTGTGCCGGTTATCATATGGGGCATTGTGATGATGACAGGGAACCTCACAATCTTGATGAACCTGAATTCCCGTGTGCGCGATCTGACACCCCCAGGGCAGGTCGGACTGTTCCAGGGGATACGGATGATGTTCACCGTATTGGTTCCTATGACATGCGGACCGTTCATTGGTTCCATAGTGACCGCAGGCTCCCCTCTGATGTACGAGGAATTTGGTGTATCCAAGAGCGTTCCCACGCCAATGCTGTTCCTTGCCGCAGCGGTAAGCGGTGTGTTGATCTTCCTGCCGGTTCTGCTCGGTCGTGAGAGGACTGTACGGAAGGGCGGAGCATGA
- the eno gene encoding phosphopyruvate hydratase — translation MSIIEFIEAREILDSRGNPTVEVEVGLEDGSQGRAAVPSGASTGVHEAVELRDGDKSRYNGKGVLKAVDNVNNIIAPELEGLDALDQVSIDHIMIALDGTPNKGKLGANAILGVSMAVARAAASSLELPLFKYLGAFHCNVLPVPMANILNGGAHSDNKVDFQEFMIMPIGASSIREAVRWTAEVFHCLKSVLKSRGYNTGVGDEGGFAPDLKSNEEALEVIMEAISKAGYKAGRDADFVIALDPAASELYDEKTRTYTLKWTTGEKLTSAQMVDLWESWVNKYPIISIEDGMAEDDWEGWKLLTDRIGDRVQLVGDDLFVTNVERLKVGLEKKVANSILIKVNQIGTLTETFEAIDMAKRNGYTSVMSHRSGETEDSFIADLAVALETGQIKTGSMSRSDRLAKYNELLRIEDYLGEDAKYAGRDAFRVL, via the coding sequence ATGAGCATTATTGAATTCATTGAAGCCAGAGAAATCCTCGATTCCCGTGGCAATCCGACAGTAGAGGTCGAAGTCGGCCTGGAAGATGGCTCGCAGGGTCGTGCGGCAGTGCCTTCCGGAGCATCAACCGGAGTGCATGAAGCAGTCGAACTACGTGACGGAGACAAGTCCCGTTACAATGGCAAAGGAGTTCTGAAAGCCGTTGACAATGTCAACAACATCATTGCTCCTGAACTTGAGGGACTGGATGCCCTGGATCAGGTCAGTATCGACCACATCATGATTGCTCTTGACGGAACCCCGAATAAGGGCAAGCTTGGCGCCAATGCTATCCTGGGGGTGTCAATGGCCGTTGCCCGCGCCGCGGCGTCCTCCCTGGAACTGCCTCTTTTCAAGTATCTCGGAGCGTTCCACTGCAATGTCCTCCCCGTCCCAATGGCCAACATCCTGAACGGCGGAGCTCACAGCGACAACAAGGTTGACTTCCAGGAATTTATGATCATGCCGATCGGCGCATCCTCAATCCGTGAGGCCGTCCGCTGGACCGCGGAAGTGTTCCACTGCTTGAAAAGCGTCCTCAAGAGCCGCGGCTACAACACTGGCGTCGGTGATGAGGGTGGTTTTGCTCCGGATTTGAAGTCCAATGAGGAAGCACTTGAGGTCATCATGGAAGCCATCTCAAAGGCTGGTTACAAGGCCGGACGTGACGCTGACTTTGTCATCGCCCTCGACCCCGCTGCTTCCGAGCTGTATGATGAGAAGACAAGAACGTACACCCTCAAGTGGACGACCGGTGAAAAGCTGACCAGTGCCCAGATGGTGGATTTGTGGGAGAGCTGGGTCAACAAGTATCCGATCATCTCCATTGAGGATGGTATGGCTGAAGATGATTGGGAAGGTTGGAAGCTGCTGACCGACCGCATCGGCGACCGCGTACAGCTTGTCGGCGACGACCTGTTCGTCACCAACGTCGAGCGTCTGAAAGTCGGCTTGGAAAAGAAGGTCGCCAATTCCATCCTTATCAAAGTGAACCAGATTGGCACGCTGACCGAAACCTTCGAGGCGATTGACATGGCAAAGCGCAATGGCTATACATCCGTCATGTCCCACCGTTCCGGTGAGACAGAGGACAGCTTCATTGCCGACCTCGCTGTTGCCTTGGAGACCGGACAGATCAAGACAGGTTCAATGAGTCGTTCTGACCGGCTTGCCAAGTACAACGAGTTGCTTCGCATAGAGGATTATCTCGGCGAAGATGCCAAGTATGCTGGCCGCGACGCTTTCCGCGTTTTGTAA
- a CDS encoding GNAT family N-acetyltransferase, with amino-acid sequence MNQKIPGQDVPASYSLPLFTDELLYQLVFSMEDQDNEYLLDMATGEIIFEDNADEDKPERYLSLPPWGPADGFRIMEKFVASLRNPIHREQLKMILQSGKGVFRQFKDALHSMPPLERLWYYFKDKEIMNVISLWYERQGEVVRLSRLELEIDDDARDLLLSDFIIVQADEGHEAYLTRAVAQMGEELGGMPHGECLAARLMQLWAEIPEKQALVAMADGGEPAGFLAWWTDEKGTARIIGYRVEPEYRGMGLFRLLFDHMNRLVARSGCFTVVMPMMGDGLKLSRMFDDVSYTVSAMEIVMRVHDWNEKVKSSEEAYV; translated from the coding sequence ATGAATCAAAAAATTCCGGGTCAGGATGTTCCTGCCTCATATTCCCTGCCGCTGTTTACCGATGAGTTGCTCTACCAGCTTGTTTTCAGCATGGAGGATCAAGATAACGAGTACCTGCTGGACATGGCGACCGGAGAAATCATCTTTGAGGACAATGCCGACGAGGACAAGCCTGAGCGTTACCTGTCCCTGCCTCCATGGGGTCCGGCTGACGGGTTCAGGATTATGGAAAAATTCGTCGCTTCTCTGCGCAACCCCATACATCGGGAGCAGTTGAAGATGATTCTCCAATCGGGCAAAGGTGTTTTCCGGCAGTTCAAGGACGCCCTTCACAGCATGCCCCCGCTTGAGAGGCTGTGGTATTATTTCAAGGACAAGGAAATCATGAACGTGATTTCCCTCTGGTACGAGCGACAGGGAGAAGTCGTCCGTCTGTCCCGCCTTGAGCTTGAGATTGATGACGATGCCCGCGACCTGCTGCTTTCTGATTTTATCATAGTCCAGGCGGACGAAGGTCATGAAGCATATCTCACCCGCGCAGTTGCCCAGATGGGGGAGGAACTCGGCGGTATGCCTCATGGGGAGTGCCTTGCCGCCCGTTTGATGCAGCTGTGGGCAGAGATCCCGGAAAAACAGGCATTGGTCGCCATGGCCGATGGCGGCGAACCGGCAGGATTCCTGGCATGGTGGACCGATGAGAAAGGCACGGCGCGAATCATCGGGTACCGGGTCGAACCGGAATACAGGGGCATGGGATTGTTTCGCCTGTTGTTCGACCATATGAACCGGTTGGTTGCCCGTTCTGGCTGCTTCACTGTGGTCATGCCCATGATGGGAGACGGTCTAAAACTTTCCCGGATGTTTGACGATGTATCATATACCGTTTCAGCCATGGAAATAGTGATGCGTGTCCATGATTGGAATGAGAAGGTAAAATCATCTGAAGAAGCATATGTCTGA
- the rplM gene encoding 50S ribosomal protein L13: MKTIFVKPQSLEKKWYLIDAEGKELGRVAVAAARILRGKNKPEYVPNMDMGDFVIVINAAKAALTGNKGEDKKYYRHSGYPGGLKTESYNQIVVRKPVYPMEHAIKGMLPKGPLGRKLFTNVKVYAGDKHPHIAQQPIAVEI, from the coding sequence ATGAAGACAATTTTCGTGAAACCGCAGTCACTTGAGAAAAAATGGTATCTCATTGACGCAGAGGGAAAGGAACTTGGCCGCGTTGCCGTCGCCGCCGCCAGGATTTTGAGAGGCAAGAACAAGCCAGAGTACGTCCCCAACATGGATATGGGTGATTTCGTCATCGTCATCAATGCTGCCAAGGCTGCGCTGACAGGCAACAAAGGTGAGGACAAGAAGTATTACCGCCATTCCGGTTATCCGGGGGGATTGAAGACAGAGTCCTACAACCAGATTGTGGTTCGCAAGCCCGTCTATCCCATGGAACATGCCATCAAGGGAATGCTTCCCAAGGGTCCGCTTGGACGCAAGCTTTTCACCAATGTGAAGGTCTATGCCGGGGACAAGCACCCGCATATCGCACAGCAGCCCATCGCGGTGGAAATCTAA
- the rpsI gene encoding 30S ribosomal protein S9, whose product MATIKKEAVSKINLGLGTGRRKTAVARVYLREGNGQIIVNGKDVNEYFSNPLYVFMVRQPLDVTDNVTKYNLVINVSGGGPSGQAGACRHGVARALVAEDETNRPVLHANGFMTRDSRMVERKKFGQKGARRKFQFSKR is encoded by the coding sequence ATGGCAACAATCAAGAAAGAAGCAGTAAGCAAGATAAATCTCGGATTGGGTACCGGGCGCAGGAAGACTGCTGTTGCCCGCGTGTATCTCCGTGAGGGCAACGGCCAGATTATTGTGAACGGTAAGGATGTCAACGAGTATTTCTCCAATCCTTTGTATGTGTTCATGGTCAGGCAGCCTCTTGACGTGACCGACAACGTCACCAAGTACAATCTGGTGATCAATGTTTCCGGAGGCGGTCCTTCCGGACAGGCCGGTGCTTGCCGCCATGGCGTGGCTCGCGCTCTTGTCGCCGAGGACGAGACGAACCGCCCGGTTCTGCATGCTAACGGATTCATGACCCGTGACTCCCGCATGGTCGAACGTAAGAAGTTCGGTCAGAAAGGCGCCCGCCGCAAGTTCCAGTTCTCCAAGCGCTAA
- a CDS encoding glycoside hydrolase family 2 protein, producing MRQKKNTVWERKTATLLTPWGEELLGNLSMQPLPEYPRPQMVRDSYLNLNGWWHYAIIPKDKACERFDGEIRVPFSPESELSSVKRWVSPSDTLVYERSFELAEGFIRGLVLLHFGAVDQECEVFVNDMLAGTHSGGYLPFSFDISTFLSPQKNMVRVVVTDVTDSSFHSRGKQSSRPGGIWYTPQSGIWQTVWLESVPLAYVKEMKVTTDIDERTITLTVVPSFPANGNVRLMDGEAEIIRCPFDSMGTVVIPVPDMRLWSPEDPFLYGLRIEYGEDRVTSYAAMRKISIGTDSSGIRRLLLNNRPYFQNGVLDQGYWPDGLYTAPSDKALIYDITLMKKMGFNMLRKHIKIEPLRWYYHCDRLGMVVWQDMISGGGQYSKALMSITPFVKLPVDDTRCWRMTYRRDVEGRGEFERELEQTISLLANSPCVVVWVPFNEGWGQFDSKRIAMKIRRLDSSRLIDHASGWYDQGGGDFNSRHIYFRTVHFQWDERPAVLSEFGGYRLDVPGHTYNMKKSFGYKKFSTSETFNDAYRKLFGEQIMPLLGGGLSATIYTQLSDVEDETNGLVTYDRKVVKIDLAMVQKLNGILRISD from the coding sequence ATGAGGCAGAAAAAAAATACTGTCTGGGAACGAAAGACGGCCACGTTGCTTACGCCTTGGGGAGAGGAACTTCTGGGAAACCTCAGTATGCAACCGTTGCCTGAATATCCTCGACCACAGATGGTACGTGACAGTTATCTGAATCTCAACGGGTGGTGGCACTATGCCATCATCCCGAAGGACAAGGCATGTGAAAGGTTTGACGGGGAGATACGTGTTCCGTTTTCACCTGAATCCGAGCTGTCTTCCGTGAAACGTTGGGTCAGTCCTTCCGATACGCTGGTGTATGAACGGAGCTTTGAGCTTGCGGAAGGCTTTATCCGTGGTCTGGTTCTGCTTCATTTTGGAGCAGTGGATCAAGAATGCGAAGTATTCGTCAATGATATGCTGGCCGGGACTCATTCGGGAGGATATCTTCCGTTCTCCTTTGATATCAGTACGTTCCTTTCACCGCAAAAGAACATGGTGCGCGTAGTCGTCACAGATGTGACTGATTCTTCCTTTCATTCCCGTGGCAAACAGTCTTCCCGTCCGGGAGGTATCTGGTATACGCCGCAGTCGGGTATCTGGCAGACCGTTTGGCTGGAAAGCGTTCCATTGGCATATGTGAAGGAAATGAAGGTCACTACGGACATTGACGAGAGGACGATTACACTCACTGTCGTGCCATCCTTTCCTGCCAATGGTAACGTCCGGCTCATGGATGGGGAGGCGGAAATAATCCGGTGTCCGTTCGACTCCATGGGAACTGTGGTCATTCCTGTTCCTGACATGCGGCTTTGGTCACCCGAAGATCCTTTTCTCTATGGCCTGCGGATTGAGTACGGTGAAGACCGCGTCACAAGTTACGCCGCCATGCGTAAGATATCCATTGGTACCGATTCCAGCGGAATCAGACGGCTCTTGTTGAACAATCGCCCATATTTTCAGAATGGTGTACTGGATCAGGGTTACTGGCCTGACGGCCTATACACCGCACCCTCGGACAAGGCGTTGATATACGATATCACGCTCATGAAGAAGATGGGATTCAACATGCTCCGCAAACATATCAAGATTGAACCGCTGCGTTGGTACTATCATTGTGACAGGCTGGGCATGGTGGTGTGGCAGGACATGATCAGTGGCGGAGGACAGTACAGCAAGGCTCTGATGTCCATTACTCCCTTTGTAAAACTTCCCGTTGATGATACACGATGCTGGCGGATGACCTACCGCCGGGACGTTGAGGGCAGGGGTGAGTTTGAACGGGAACTGGAGCAGACCATCTCACTCCTTGCCAATAGTCCGTGTGTGGTCGTATGGGTTCCGTTCAACGAAGGATGGGGGCAGTTCGACAGCAAAAGAATTGCCATGAAGATACGCAGGTTGGATTCTTCCCGACTGATTGATCATGCGAGTGGCTGGTACGATCAGGGTGGTGGGGACTTCAATAGCCGTCATATCTATTTCAGAACTGTCCATTTTCAATGGGATGAACGGCCTGCTGTCCTTTCGGAATTTGGTGGCTACCGCCTCGACGTCCCCGGACATACGTACAATATGAAAAAATCATTCGGGTACAAAAAGTTTTCCACATCTGAAACCTTCAATGACGCTTACCGAAAGCTGTTCGGGGAGCAAATCATGCCACTGCTCGGAGGCGGTTTGTCCGCTACTATCTATACTCAGCTGAGCGATGTAGAAGATGAGACGAATGGGTTGGTCACCTACGACCGCAAGGTAGTGAAGATTGACCTTGCCATGGTACAAAAGCTCAACGGAATATTGCGCATCTCTGACTGA